A stretch of the Carassius carassius chromosome 50, fCarCar2.1, whole genome shotgun sequence genome encodes the following:
- the LOC132133748 gene encoding SNF-related serine/threonine-protein kinase-like, translating into MAATKSGYEGKIAGLYDLDRTLGKGHFAVVKLARHVFTGQLVAVKVIDKTKLDDLATGHLLQEVRCMKLVQHPNVVRLYEVIDTQTKLYLILELGDGGDMYDYILRHEGGVAEDTAKVHFAQIIRAIAYCHRLHVVHRDLKPENVVFFRQQGTVKLTDFGFSNHFQPGTMLMTSCGSLAYSAPEILLGEEYDAPAVDIWSLGVILYMLVCGHPPFQETNDSETLIMIMDCRYNVPNHISPECKDLISHMLQRDPAKRASLTEIESHPWLQGVDPSPAGYTVAPLTSHRSLLPEEHEFILQAMISGSIADRDAIQEALEADKYNHITATYYLLGERLLREKQEQPSLSPEQRHTQRPMSEPLDLVSQVPQTDTLKGTPLGPLAPLGSVSASYVRRGVSESGDLLAPKPNRHDNSFSDFCSMAPCLSLNLRPPDQPTVKSLGALQQICEEEEDEDDENEQNRDEVKMGAPGKLDPLPSTDLLLKPSRTSLQSEIQKRTGKPSCKVMRNCETLAEEEELEEGSEITEEQKKPLDSVSNVTSGTMEHQVQMPTNTEAHVEELNHTEQPSRGKDKSVFTHPSLSLVEQEGEQIQGPNIDELSPPPRMDVVQCCWGQSEPSKDTLENNNNILAKSRLLEVGVVSTACDSPRSLPRNHCVDLGPDGVEMRKNAGEVEKPEEVQPKPQKGLQGTRDTNIDPAVRADPSKVKNVNLRECLLQFPLCEKALSFNIQPTSKEKLLPFAQYNCCHVL; encoded by the exons ATGGCTGCCACCAAAAGCGGTTACGAGGGCAAGATAGCCGGCCTATATGACCTAGACCGCACCTTGGGCAAAGGCCATTTCGCTGTGGTCAAACTAGCCCGTCATGTATTCACAGGCCAGTTAGTAGCAGTCAAAGTCATCGACAAAACAAAGCTTGATGACTTGGCGACTGGCCACTTGCTTCAAGAAGTCCGCTGCATGAAACTCGTCCAGCACCCCAATGTAGTGCGACTGTATGAGGTCATCGATACACAGACCAAGCTGTACCTTATCCTAGAGCTGGGCGACGGAGGTGACATGTACGATTACATCTTGCGTCATGAAGGAGGGGTGGCCGAAGACACGGCGAAAGTGCACTTTGCGCAGATCATACGAGCAATAGCCTACTGCCATCGTCTGCACGTTGTCCACAGAGATTTAAAGCCAGAGAATGTTGTGTTCTTCAGGCAGCAGGGGACGGTGAAGCTGACAGATTTCGGCTTCAGTAACCACTTTCAGCCTGGGACCATGTTGATGACCAGCTGTGGTTCACTGGCATACTCTGCCCCAGAAATACTGCTGGGTGAAGAGTATGATGCTCCAGCAGTGG ATATCTGGTCACTGGGTGTGATCCTCTATATGCTAGTGTGTGGACACCCACCCTTTCAAGAGACCAATGACAGCGAGACCCTCATCATGATCATGGACTGTCGCTACAATGTGCCAAACCACATCTCTCCAGAATGCAAAGA CTTGATTTCACATATGCTGCAGAGAGATCCTGCTAAACGAGCATCTCTCACAGAGATAGAGAGTCACCCTTGGTTGCAGGGTGTTGACCCTTCGCCTGCTGGGTACACAGTTGCCCCGCTTACCTCCCACCGCAGCTTGTTACCTGAGGAGCATGAGTTCATACTGCAGGCCATGATCAGTGGGAGCATTGCTGACCGAGATGCCATCCAGGA agcactggAGGCTGACAAATACAACCACATCACAGCTACGTATTACTTGCTGGGAGAACGACTCCTTCGAGAAAAGCAAGAGCAGCCAAGTCTCTCTCCTGAACAAAGACATACACA GAGACCCATGTCAGAACCACTGGACTTGGTAAGCCAAGTGCCCCAGACTGATACACTAAAAGGAACACCTCTAGGTCCCTTAGCGCCTCTCGGTTCTGTGTCTGCCAGCTATGTACGACGTGGTGTGAGTGAGTCTGGGGACTTGCTTGCTCCCAAACCCAACCGTCATGACAACTCCTTCAGTGACTTTTGCAGCATGGCTCCATGCTTGAGCCTCAATCTGCGCCCTCCGGACCAACCTACTGTCAAGAGCCTTGGAGCCTTACAGCAGATCTGTGAggaagaagaggatgaggatgatgaaaaTGAGCAGAACAGGGATGAAGTGAAGATGGGGGCACCAGGTAAATTGGATCCTCTTCCTTCTACAGATCTCCTCTTAAAACCTTCTAGAACATCTTTGCAATCAGAGATTCAGAAGAGAACAGGGAAGCCGTCTTGTAAAGTGATGAGAAACTGTGAAACTCTGGCTGAGGAGGAGGAACTTGAGGAAGGGTCAGAAATCACAGAAGAGCAGAAGAAGCCTTTGGATTCAGTGTCTAACGTCACTTCTGGCACCATGGAACATCAAGTACAGATGCCCACAAACACTGAAGCCCATGTGGAAGAGTTAAACCACACAGAGCAACCAAGTAGAGGAAAGGACAAGAGTGTTTTCACACACCCTAGCTTGTCTTTAGTTGAGCAAGAAGGAGAACAGATTCAAGGTCCAAATATAGATGAACTTTCACCACCTCCCAGAATGGATGTTGTACAGTGCTGCTGGGGACAGAGTGAGCCTTCAAAGGACACTCtagaaaacaacaataacattttaGCCAAATCTCGACTGCTTGAAGTCGGGGTTGTGTCAACTGCTTGTGATTCCCCAAGGTCCCTGCCAAGGAACCACTGTGTGGACCTGGGTCCTGATGGGGTGGAGATGCGTAAGAATGCAGGTGAAGTTGAAAAACCTGAGGAGGTACAACCTAAACCTCAGAAAGGCCTCCAGGGAACCAGGGACACAAATATTGACCCTGCTGTCCGGGCTGATCCCAGCAAGGTTAAGAACGTAAACTTGCGAGAATGTCTGCTGCAGTTCCCACTCTGTGAGAAAGCCTTGTCCTTCAACATTCAGCCCACATCTAAAGAAAAGCTTCTCCCATTTGCACAGTACAACTGCTGCCATGTGTTGTAG
- the LOC132133826 gene encoding probable D-lactate dehydrogenase, mitochondrial produces MTLFRQALRFTSRLPFICGRCRTYSAQAGAVEQVVSAFRCVSGDEGVSVASAVREQHGRDESVHRCRPPDVVVFPRSVEEVSALAKICHQHQLPIIPFGTGTGLEGGVGAVKGGVCFSLRKMEQVLDLHQEDFDVTVEPGVTRKGLNSYLRDTGLWFPVDPGADASLCGMAATSASGTNAVRYGTMRENVLNLEVVLADGTVLHTAGKGRRPRKTSAGYNLTNLFVGSEGTLGIITKATLRLYGIPESMVSAVCSFPSVQSAVDSTVQILQAGVAIARIEFLDDVMINACNRFNNLSYAVTPTLFLEFHGSSQSMKEQVSITEEITRDNGGSDFAWAEDEETRGRLWKARHDAWYAALALRPGCKAYSTDVCVPISRLPQIIVETKEDLIRNNITGPIAGHVGDGNFHCLIVLDPNDPDEVQRVHSFTERLARRALAMDGTCTGEHGIGLGKRALLREEVGSLAMEVMLGIKATLDPKNLMNPGKVL; encoded by the exons ATGACATTGTTCAGACAAGCCCTACGCTTCACTTCACGGCTGCCGTTTATTTGCGGGAGGTGCAGGACATATTCAGCTCAA GCTGGAGCTGTGGAGCAGGTCGTTTCAGCTTTTCGCTGTGTTAGTGGAGATGAAGGTGTGTCTGTCGCCTCAGCGGTCAGAGAACAGCATGGCAGGGATGAGTCTGTGCACAG ATGCCGACCACCAGATGTGGTGGTGTTTCCTCGGTCTGTAGAGGAGGTCAGTGCTCTTGCCAAAATTTGTCACCAACACCAACTACCCATAATCCCATTTGGCACAGGGACAGGCCTGGAGGGAGGTGTTGGTGCTGTGAAG GGTGGAGTGTGTTTCAGTCTGAGGAAGATGGAACAGGTCCTTGATCTTCACCAAGAGGATTTTGACGTGACGGTGGAGCCAGGTGTGACGCGCAAAGGCCTGAACTCATACCTGCGTGATACTGGCCTCTGGTTTCCTGTAG ATCCAGGTGCCGACGCATCTCTCTGCGGAATGGCTGCAACTAGCGCATCGGGCACCAACGCAGTCCGTTATGGCACCATGCGCGAGAACGTCCTGAACCTGGAGGTGGTTCTAGCAGATGGAACGGTCCTCCACACAGCAGGGAAGGGGCGTCGTCCAAG AAAAACATCTGCCGGTTACAACCTGACAAACCTTTTCGTGGGCTCAGAGGGAACTTTGGGTATTATCACCAAAGCCACGCTTCGGTTGTATGGTATTCCTGAAAGTATGGTGTCAGCTGTCTGCTCCTTTCCATCCGTCCAATCAGCGGTGGACAGCACAGTTCAGATCCTGCAAGCTGGAGTGGCCATTGCCCGCATTG AGTTCCTGGACGACGTGATGATAAATGCATGCAATCGCTTCAACAACCTGTCCTATGCGGTCACTCCCACCCTCTTTCTGGAGTTCCACGGGAGCTCCCAAAGCATGAAGGAGCAGGTGTCCATCACAG AGGAGATCACGCGGGACAACGGAGGCTCAGACTTTGCCTGGGCAGAAGATGAGGAGACCCGTGGTCGGCTGTGGAAAGCCCGTCATGATGCGTGGTACGCTGCCCTGGCCCTGAGGCCTGGATGTAAG GCATATTCTACGGATGTCTGTGTGCCAATCTCACGACTGCCTCAGATTATAGTGGAGACAAAAGAAGATCTAATCAGAAACAATATTACCG GTCCTATTGCAGGTCATGTGGGTGATGGAAACTTCCATTGTTTAATAGTACTGGATCCTAATGACCCAGACGAGGTGCAAAGGGTTCACTCCTTCACTGAGAGACTAGCCAG GAGGGCACTGGCGATGGATGGAACTTGTACTGGTGAACACGGGATTGGTCTAGGAAAGCGGGCTCTGCTCAGAGAAGAGGTCGGTTCATTGGCCATGGAGGTCATGCTGGGCATCAAAGCCACTCTGGACCCCAAAAACCTAATGAATCCTGGAAAGGTGTTATAA